Proteins from a single region of Nocardiopsis dassonvillei subsp. dassonvillei DSM 43111:
- a CDS encoding MurR/RpiR family transcriptional regulator: protein MNLQERMSEYRDRLTKSDRVLLDELLSNPAEAPLWRGGEVAQRAGVHPAAATRLAQRLGYQGYLELREDLREAHEARLNGAGDRFRAELRGQGQASVLDTLLTTELDSLAAVGKHVSQAQIDEVADLLVGARVVYLFARGNSGVLAELLDSRLRRFGMRPVNLVGPGREVAERVLAMSDSDVVVSFAFRRAPRGLTQLYAHACEVGARSVLVTDTLHTLDPAPTTVLSAPRGHQEGFSSLSVPMMIANAIVLTVAQRHPETILPALDRLDDLLNAFD, encoded by the coding sequence GTGAACCTCCAGGAACGCATGAGCGAGTACCGCGACCGGCTGACGAAGTCGGACCGGGTCCTCCTCGACGAACTGCTCTCCAACCCCGCCGAGGCCCCCCTGTGGCGGGGCGGGGAGGTGGCCCAGCGCGCGGGGGTCCACCCCGCCGCCGCCACCCGGCTGGCCCAGCGGCTGGGCTACCAGGGCTATCTGGAGCTGCGCGAGGACCTGCGCGAGGCCCACGAGGCACGCCTCAACGGTGCGGGCGACCGGTTCCGGGCCGAACTCCGGGGCCAGGGGCAGGCCAGCGTGCTGGACACCCTCCTGACCACCGAGCTCGACTCCCTGGCCGCGGTCGGCAAGCACGTGAGCCAGGCCCAGATCGACGAGGTGGCCGACCTCCTCGTCGGCGCGCGGGTGGTCTACCTCTTCGCGCGCGGCAACTCCGGGGTCCTGGCCGAACTCCTCGACAGCCGGCTGCGCCGGTTCGGGATGCGCCCGGTCAACCTCGTCGGCCCCGGCCGCGAGGTCGCCGAACGCGTCCTGGCGATGTCGGACTCCGACGTCGTCGTGTCGTTCGCGTTCCGCCGCGCTCCGCGAGGCCTCACACAGCTGTACGCACACGCCTGCGAGGTCGGAGCCCGGTCCGTGCTGGTCACGGACACCCTGCACACCCTCGATCCGGCTCCGACCACCGTGCTCTCGGCCCCGCGCGGACACCAGGAGGGCTTCTCCTCCCTGAGCGTCCCGATGATGATCGCGAACGCCATCGTGCTCACCGTCGCCCAGCGGCACCCCGAGACCATCCTGCCCGCCCTCGACCGCCTGGACGACCTGCTCAACGCGTTCGACTGA
- a CDS encoding type 2 periplasmic-binding domain-containing protein, producing MRTSRLLSASVALPLAVTLAACGGGTPEAADTADAGEAAQPHELDDATHEELVELAREEGEVTVYSFTSRIASVEEAFEEEYPGVDLIGHDIASSEQITRLQSEAQAGTPSADVAYISDAPVVITELVSGGILQNHVPQRVAETVPEEYRQPLLANRLSTKILMYNEEAHPDGSPVQNLWQLTEEEWNGRVVMVDPSVRGDYLDLMAEIVRRSDEMAQAHQEHFGSEVELDEGVENAGQQFIKDLYANGLVLVDDTDNVNAAVGATGQEDPPVGITSYSDRRDNEEEGWALQASLGTAPSLGITFPAYIGMVQGSDSPAAARLVADFLMGDDSATGGPGYEPFYVPGDYPVRTDMEMPEDAAPLDELGAWDIDPEETARVRDDVADFLLTL from the coding sequence ATGCGTACTTCGAGACTGCTCTCCGCCTCCGTCGCCCTCCCGCTCGCCGTGACGCTCGCCGCCTGCGGCGGCGGCACCCCCGAGGCCGCCGACACCGCCGACGCCGGCGAGGCCGCCCAGCCCCACGAACTCGACGACGCCACCCACGAGGAGCTGGTCGAGCTGGCCAGGGAGGAGGGGGAGGTCACCGTCTACTCCTTCACCTCGCGCATCGCCTCCGTCGAGGAGGCCTTCGAGGAGGAGTACCCGGGCGTCGACCTCATCGGCCACGACATCGCCTCCTCCGAGCAGATCACCCGCCTCCAGTCCGAGGCCCAGGCCGGAACCCCGTCGGCGGACGTCGCCTACATTTCCGACGCCCCGGTGGTCATCACCGAACTCGTCTCGGGCGGCATCCTCCAGAACCACGTCCCCCAGCGCGTCGCCGAGACCGTGCCCGAGGAGTACCGGCAGCCCCTGCTGGCCAACCGGCTCTCGACCAAGATCCTCATGTACAACGAGGAGGCCCACCCCGACGGCAGCCCGGTCCAGAACCTGTGGCAGCTGACCGAGGAGGAGTGGAACGGCCGGGTCGTCATGGTCGACCCGAGCGTGCGCGGCGACTACCTCGACCTCATGGCGGAGATCGTCCGGCGCTCCGACGAGATGGCGCAGGCCCACCAGGAGCACTTCGGGTCCGAGGTCGAACTCGACGAGGGCGTGGAGAACGCCGGGCAGCAGTTCATCAAGGACCTCTACGCCAACGGCCTGGTCCTGGTCGACGACACCGACAACGTCAACGCGGCCGTGGGCGCGACCGGGCAGGAGGACCCGCCGGTCGGCATCACCTCCTACTCCGACCGCCGGGACAACGAGGAGGAGGGCTGGGCGCTCCAGGCCTCCCTGGGGACCGCGCCGTCGCTGGGCATCACCTTCCCGGCCTACATCGGCATGGTGCAGGGCTCCGACAGCCCGGCCGCCGCGCGCCTGGTCGCCGACTTCCTCATGGGCGACGACTCCGCGACCGGCGGTCCCGGATACGAGCCCTTCTACGTCCCCGGCGACTACCCGGTCCGCACGGACATGGAGATGCCCGAGGACGCCGCGCCCCTGGACGAACTGGGCGCCTGGGACATCGATCCCGAGGAGACCGCCCGGGTCCGCGACGACGTGGCCGACTTCCTGCTCACCCTGTAA